A DNA window from Pungitius pungitius chromosome 1, fPunPun2.1, whole genome shotgun sequence contains the following coding sequences:
- the arhgap36 gene encoding rho GTPase-activating protein 36 isoform X2, giving the protein MHFDYVGELAWATMLGQSVRLQPVPIQSLSELERARLQEVALYHLEQRDLDFRISIPRETHKRRKSLRRKFDSFSKEKRERESAPQAFGIPLSQVIANDRAHKLRQDALKESRRDCLDLEASVLLFRAEKRQLFNGSRPPGSSSSSSGTAAGAGGGPGSPCANSVAPAPFLETALKPLSFLDNAGRGQRRGGLSVDSISDLVESQSRLLEALQLSHPAELELMRSPGGGGGVTSEGRTQTKLSLNPIYKQVPQVLERCCSHIETHGLQTVGIFRVGSSKKRVKQLLEDFDRGVDVQLDEEHSVHDVAALLKEFLRDIPDPLLPLELYPAFLHANSLKGADQLQYLQHLLYLLPPCNCDTLLRLLHLLHTVQSYAQDSVGTDDQEIPGNKMTAANLAVIFGPNLLQRERGGDGMGIEDSAAIIGVTLLLVQNHRRLFMVSAELQQEVLMSLIQTDPDIIDYLLRRKLSHVTAEGGGESGGRRDTGASLDSVGASSGSLSPLELQSDGNSLTSEVFLNVLKLNQSRKRQDTRYGEPPSGKSIRHMRQFHSHHNLLSLSQPPPPSAPRRGLGSCSGLSGSTDSGVWVRQPPHEEAAKLAPASNFWDFFTGKGSSSETMV; this is encoded by the exons aaacacacaaacggcGAAAGTCCCTCCGCAGGAAGTTTGACTCCTTCtcgaaggaaaagagagagcgag AATCGGCCCCCCAGGCGTTCGGCATCCCGCTGTCCCAGGTCATCGCCAACGACCGCGCCCACAAGCTGCGGCAGGACGCCCTGAAGGAGAGCCGCCGCGACTGCCTGGACCTGGAGGCCAGCGTGCTGCTCTTCCGGGCCGAGAAGAGGCAGCTCTTCAACGGGAGCAGGCCGccgggctcctcctcctcctcctccggcacggcggcgggggccgggggggggcccGGCTCGCCGTGCGCCAACTCCGTGGCGCCGGCGCCGTTTTTGGAGACGGCGCTCAAACCGCTGTCGTTTCTGGACAACGCGGGGCGGGGACAGAGgagg GGCGGGCTGTCCGTGGACTCCATCTCCGACCTGGTGGAGAGTCAGTCTCGCCTGCTGGAGGCGCTGCAGCTCTCTCACCCGGCCGAGCTGGAGCTGATGAGGTCGCcgggcggaggaggcggagtcacGTCTGAGGGGCGGACCCAGACCAAGCTGAGCCTCAACCCCATCTACAAGCAGGTGCCCCAGGTGCTGGAGAGGTGCTGCAGCCACATCGAGACCCACG GTCTTCAGACGGTGGGGATTTTCCGGGTTGGCAGCTCGAAGAAGAGGGTGAAACAG ctgctggaggacttTGACAGGGGGGTGGACGTGCAGCTGGACGAGGAGCACAGCGTCCACGACGTGGCGGCGCTGCTCAAAGAATTCCTCCGAGACATCCCGGACCCGCTGCTGCCCCTGGAGCTGTACCCGGCCTTCCTGCACGCCAAct cgcTGAAGGGAGCGGACCAGCTTCAgtacctgcagcacctcctctaCCTGCTGCCCCCCTGCAACTGCGACACGCTGCtgcgcctcctccacctgctgcacaCGGTGCAGAGCTACGCCCAGGACAGCGTGGGCACCGACGACCAGGAG ATCCCCGGGAACAAGATGACGGCCGCCAACCTGGCGGTGATCTTTGGGCCCAacctgctgcagagggagagggggggggacggcatGGGCATCGAGGACAGTGCGGCCATCATCGGCGTGacgctgctgctggtgcagaaCCACAGGAGGCTCTTCATG gTCTCAgccgagctgcagcaggaggtgcTGATGAGTCTGATCCAGACGGACCCGGACATCATCGACTACCTGCTGCGGAGGAAGCTCAG TCATGTGACGGCGGAGGGCGGCGGGGAgtcgggggggcggcgggacACGGGGGCCTCCCTGGACTCCGTGGGGGCCTCGAGTGGGAGTTTGTCCCCCCTGGAGCTCCAGTCCGACGGCAACAGCCTGACCAGCGAGGTCTTCCTCAACGTCCTCAAACTGAACCAGAGCAGGAAGCGGCAGGACACCAGATACG gTGAGCCCCCTTCAGGTAAATCCATCCGCCACATGCGTCAGTTCCACTCCCACCACAACCTGCTGAGCCTGtcccagccgccccccccctccgccccccgcAGGGGGCTCGGCAGCTGCTCTGGTCTGAGCGGGTCCACGGACAGCGGCGTGTGGGTGAGGCAGCCCCCCCACGAGGAGGCCGCCAAACTGGCACCGGCCTCCAACTTCTGGGACTTCTTCACCGGGAAAGGGTCGAGCTCGGAGACGATGgtgtga
- the arhgap36 gene encoding rho GTPase-activating protein 36 isoform X3 has product MLGQSVRLQPVPIQSLSELERARLQEVALYHLEQRDLDFRISIPRETHKRRKSLRRKFDSFSKEKRERESAPQAFGIPLSQVIANDRAHKLRQDALKESRRDCLDLEASVLLFRAEKRQLFNGSRPPGSSSSSSGTAAGAGGGPGSPCANSVAPAPFLETALKPLSFLDNAGRGQRRGGLSVDSISDLVESQSRLLEALQLSHPAELELMRSPGGGGGVTSEGRTQTKLSLNPIYKQVPQVLERCCSHIETHGLQTVGIFRVGSSKKRVKQLLEDFDRGVDVQLDEEHSVHDVAALLKEFLRDIPDPLLPLELYPAFLHANSLKGADQLQYLQHLLYLLPPCNCDTLLRLLHLLHTVQSYAQDSVGTDDQEIPGNKMTAANLAVIFGPNLLQRERGGDGMGIEDSAAIIGVTLLLVQNHRRLFMVSAELQQEVLMSLIQTDPDIIDYLLRRKLSSHVTAEGGGESGGRRDTGASLDSVGASSGSLSPLELQSDGNSLTSEVFLNVLKLNQSRKRQDTRYGEPPSGKSIRHMRQFHSHHNLLSLSQPPPPSAPRRGLGSCSGLSGSTDSGVWVRQPPHEEAAKLAPASNFWDFFTGKGSSSETMV; this is encoded by the exons aaacacacaaacggcGAAAGTCCCTCCGCAGGAAGTTTGACTCCTTCtcgaaggaaaagagagagcgag AATCGGCCCCCCAGGCGTTCGGCATCCCGCTGTCCCAGGTCATCGCCAACGACCGCGCCCACAAGCTGCGGCAGGACGCCCTGAAGGAGAGCCGCCGCGACTGCCTGGACCTGGAGGCCAGCGTGCTGCTCTTCCGGGCCGAGAAGAGGCAGCTCTTCAACGGGAGCAGGCCGccgggctcctcctcctcctcctccggcacggcggcgggggccgggggggggcccGGCTCGCCGTGCGCCAACTCCGTGGCGCCGGCGCCGTTTTTGGAGACGGCGCTCAAACCGCTGTCGTTTCTGGACAACGCGGGGCGGGGACAGAGgagg GGCGGGCTGTCCGTGGACTCCATCTCCGACCTGGTGGAGAGTCAGTCTCGCCTGCTGGAGGCGCTGCAGCTCTCTCACCCGGCCGAGCTGGAGCTGATGAGGTCGCcgggcggaggaggcggagtcacGTCTGAGGGGCGGACCCAGACCAAGCTGAGCCTCAACCCCATCTACAAGCAGGTGCCCCAGGTGCTGGAGAGGTGCTGCAGCCACATCGAGACCCACG GTCTTCAGACGGTGGGGATTTTCCGGGTTGGCAGCTCGAAGAAGAGGGTGAAACAG ctgctggaggacttTGACAGGGGGGTGGACGTGCAGCTGGACGAGGAGCACAGCGTCCACGACGTGGCGGCGCTGCTCAAAGAATTCCTCCGAGACATCCCGGACCCGCTGCTGCCCCTGGAGCTGTACCCGGCCTTCCTGCACGCCAAct cgcTGAAGGGAGCGGACCAGCTTCAgtacctgcagcacctcctctaCCTGCTGCCCCCCTGCAACTGCGACACGCTGCtgcgcctcctccacctgctgcacaCGGTGCAGAGCTACGCCCAGGACAGCGTGGGCACCGACGACCAGGAG ATCCCCGGGAACAAGATGACGGCCGCCAACCTGGCGGTGATCTTTGGGCCCAacctgctgcagagggagagggggggggacggcatGGGCATCGAGGACAGTGCGGCCATCATCGGCGTGacgctgctgctggtgcagaaCCACAGGAGGCTCTTCATG gTCTCAgccgagctgcagcaggaggtgcTGATGAGTCTGATCCAGACGGACCCGGACATCATCGACTACCTGCTGCGGAGGAAGCTCAG CAGTCATGTGACGGCGGAGGGCGGCGGGGAgtcgggggggcggcgggacACGGGGGCCTCCCTGGACTCCGTGGGGGCCTCGAGTGGGAGTTTGTCCCCCCTGGAGCTCCAGTCCGACGGCAACAGCCTGACCAGCGAGGTCTTCCTCAACGTCCTCAAACTGAACCAGAGCAGGAAGCGGCAGGACACCAGATACG gTGAGCCCCCTTCAGGTAAATCCATCCGCCACATGCGTCAGTTCCACTCCCACCACAACCTGCTGAGCCTGtcccagccgccccccccctccgccccccgcAGGGGGCTCGGCAGCTGCTCTGGTCTGAGCGGGTCCACGGACAGCGGCGTGTGGGTGAGGCAGCCCCCCCACGAGGAGGCCGCCAAACTGGCACCGGCCTCCAACTTCTGGGACTTCTTCACCGGGAAAGGGTCGAGCTCGGAGACGATGgtgtga
- the arhgap36 gene encoding rho GTPase-activating protein 36 isoform X1, which translates to MHFDYVGELAWATMLGQSVRLQPVPIQSLSELERARLQEVALYHLEQRDLDFRISIPRETHKRRKSLRRKFDSFSKEKRERESAPQAFGIPLSQVIANDRAHKLRQDALKESRRDCLDLEASVLLFRAEKRQLFNGSRPPGSSSSSSGTAAGAGGGPGSPCANSVAPAPFLETALKPLSFLDNAGRGQRRGGLSVDSISDLVESQSRLLEALQLSHPAELELMRSPGGGGGVTSEGRTQTKLSLNPIYKQVPQVLERCCSHIETHGLQTVGIFRVGSSKKRVKQLLEDFDRGVDVQLDEEHSVHDVAALLKEFLRDIPDPLLPLELYPAFLHANSLKGADQLQYLQHLLYLLPPCNCDTLLRLLHLLHTVQSYAQDSVGTDDQEIPGNKMTAANLAVIFGPNLLQRERGGDGMGIEDSAAIIGVTLLLVQNHRRLFMVSAELQQEVLMSLIQTDPDIIDYLLRRKLSSHVTAEGGGESGGRRDTGASLDSVGASSGSLSPLELQSDGNSLTSEVFLNVLKLNQSRKRQDTRYGEPPSGKSIRHMRQFHSHHNLLSLSQPPPPSAPRRGLGSCSGLSGSTDSGVWVRQPPHEEAAKLAPASNFWDFFTGKGSSSETMV; encoded by the exons aaacacacaaacggcGAAAGTCCCTCCGCAGGAAGTTTGACTCCTTCtcgaaggaaaagagagagcgag AATCGGCCCCCCAGGCGTTCGGCATCCCGCTGTCCCAGGTCATCGCCAACGACCGCGCCCACAAGCTGCGGCAGGACGCCCTGAAGGAGAGCCGCCGCGACTGCCTGGACCTGGAGGCCAGCGTGCTGCTCTTCCGGGCCGAGAAGAGGCAGCTCTTCAACGGGAGCAGGCCGccgggctcctcctcctcctcctccggcacggcggcgggggccgggggggggcccGGCTCGCCGTGCGCCAACTCCGTGGCGCCGGCGCCGTTTTTGGAGACGGCGCTCAAACCGCTGTCGTTTCTGGACAACGCGGGGCGGGGACAGAGgagg GGCGGGCTGTCCGTGGACTCCATCTCCGACCTGGTGGAGAGTCAGTCTCGCCTGCTGGAGGCGCTGCAGCTCTCTCACCCGGCCGAGCTGGAGCTGATGAGGTCGCcgggcggaggaggcggagtcacGTCTGAGGGGCGGACCCAGACCAAGCTGAGCCTCAACCCCATCTACAAGCAGGTGCCCCAGGTGCTGGAGAGGTGCTGCAGCCACATCGAGACCCACG GTCTTCAGACGGTGGGGATTTTCCGGGTTGGCAGCTCGAAGAAGAGGGTGAAACAG ctgctggaggacttTGACAGGGGGGTGGACGTGCAGCTGGACGAGGAGCACAGCGTCCACGACGTGGCGGCGCTGCTCAAAGAATTCCTCCGAGACATCCCGGACCCGCTGCTGCCCCTGGAGCTGTACCCGGCCTTCCTGCACGCCAAct cgcTGAAGGGAGCGGACCAGCTTCAgtacctgcagcacctcctctaCCTGCTGCCCCCCTGCAACTGCGACACGCTGCtgcgcctcctccacctgctgcacaCGGTGCAGAGCTACGCCCAGGACAGCGTGGGCACCGACGACCAGGAG ATCCCCGGGAACAAGATGACGGCCGCCAACCTGGCGGTGATCTTTGGGCCCAacctgctgcagagggagagggggggggacggcatGGGCATCGAGGACAGTGCGGCCATCATCGGCGTGacgctgctgctggtgcagaaCCACAGGAGGCTCTTCATG gTCTCAgccgagctgcagcaggaggtgcTGATGAGTCTGATCCAGACGGACCCGGACATCATCGACTACCTGCTGCGGAGGAAGCTCAG CAGTCATGTGACGGCGGAGGGCGGCGGGGAgtcgggggggcggcgggacACGGGGGCCTCCCTGGACTCCGTGGGGGCCTCGAGTGGGAGTTTGTCCCCCCTGGAGCTCCAGTCCGACGGCAACAGCCTGACCAGCGAGGTCTTCCTCAACGTCCTCAAACTGAACCAGAGCAGGAAGCGGCAGGACACCAGATACG gTGAGCCCCCTTCAGGTAAATCCATCCGCCACATGCGTCAGTTCCACTCCCACCACAACCTGCTGAGCCTGtcccagccgccccccccctccgccccccgcAGGGGGCTCGGCAGCTGCTCTGGTCTGAGCGGGTCCACGGACAGCGGCGTGTGGGTGAGGCAGCCCCCCCACGAGGAGGCCGCCAAACTGGCACCGGCCTCCAACTTCTGGGACTTCTTCACCGGGAAAGGGTCGAGCTCGGAGACGATGgtgtga